The proteins below are encoded in one region of Pongo pygmaeus isolate AG05252 chromosome 20, NHGRI_mPonPyg2-v2.0_pri, whole genome shotgun sequence:
- the ZNF211 gene encoding zinc finger protein 211 isoform X12, whose protein sequence is MATVLRDPASVPIATEVLFRLTQGSVTFEDVAVYFSWEEWDLLDETQKHLYFSVMLENFALTSSLGLTSSWSHVVAQLGLGEVPSVLHRMFMTPASASWDQRGPGLHEWHLGKGMSSGCWRGVEHEETPSEQRISVERVPQFRTSKEGSSSQNADSCEICGLVLRDILHLAEHQGTNCGQKLHTCGKQFYISANLQQHQRQHIKEAPFRSYVDTASFTQSCIVHVSEKPFTCREIRKDFLANMRFLHQEAAQTGEKPNNSNKCAVAFDSGKSHHNWGKCSKAFSHTDTIVQDQRILTREGLFECSKCGKACTRRCNLIQHQKVHSEERPYECNECGKFFTYYSSFIIHQRVHTGERPYECPECGKSFSQIYSLNSHRKVHTGERPYECGECGKSFSQRSNLMQHRRVHTGERPYECSECGKSFSQNFSLIYHQRVHTGERPHECNECGKSFSRSSSLIHHRRLHTGERPYECSKCGKSFKQSSSFSSHRKVHTGERPYVCGECGKSFSHSSNLKNHQRVHTGERPVECSECSKSFSCKSNLIKHLRVHTGERPYECSECGKSFSQSSSLIQHRRVHTGKRPYQCHQCGKSFGCKSVLIQHQRVHIGEKP, encoded by the exons ATGGCGACCGTACTGAGGGACCCGGCTTCG GTTCCCATAGCTACAGAGGTGCTTTTCAGACTTACACAG GGAAGTGTGACCTTTGAAGATGTGGCCGTGTACTTCTCCTGGGAGGAATGGGATCTCCTTGATGAGACTCAGAAACACCTGTACTTCAGTGTGATGCTGGAGAACTTTGCACTTACATCCTCCCTGG GACTTACATCATCCTGGTCTCATGTAGTTGCTCAACTAGGGCTAGGGGAAGTGCCCTCTGTTCTTCACAGGATGTTCatgactccagcctcagcaagTTGGGATCAGAGAGGGCCTGGCCTACATGAATGGCACTTGGGAAAAGGCATGTCATCAG GTTGttggcgtggagtggaacatgAGGAAACACCTTCTGAACAGAGAATTTCTGTAGAAAGAGTGCCACAGTTCAGGACTTCCAAAGAAGGTTCATCTTCCCAGAATGCTGACTCCTGTGAAATATGTGGCCTGGTCTTGAGAGATATTTTGCACTTGGCTGAACACCAAGGAACAAACTGTGGGCAGAAACTACACACATGTGGAAAACAATTCTACATCAGTGCAAATCTTCAACAGCACCAGAGGCAGCACATTAAAGAGGCACCTTTCAGAAGTTATGTGGACACAGCCTCATTTACACAGAGCTGCATAGTCCATGTGTCGGAGAAACCCTTTACCTGCAGGGAGATCAGGAAAgacttcctggccaacatgaggttTCTCCATCAAGAGGCCGCTCAAACAGGGGAGAAGCCAAATAACAGTAACAAGTGTGCGGTGGCCTTTGACAGTGGAAAAAGTCATCACAACTGGGGAAAATGCAGTAAAGCCTTTAGCCACACAGACACAATTGTTCAGGACCAGAGAATCCTCACTAGAGAAGGGCTCTTTGAGTGCAGTAAATGTGGGAAAGCATGTACGCGAAGATGTAACCTCATTCAGCACCAGAAAGTCCACAGTGAAGAAAGGCCTTatgaatgcaatgaatgtggaaaattCTTTACCTACTACTCCAGTTTCATTATACATCAGAGAGTTCATACTGGAGAAAGGCCTTATGAGTGCCCTGAATGTGGGAAATCCTTTAGTCAGATATACAGCCTCAATAGCCATAGGAaagttcacactggagaaaggccTTATGAATGTGGGGAATGTGGGAAATCTTTTAGCCAAAGGTCCAACCTCATGCAGCATCGCagagttcacactggagaaaggccTTATGAATGCAGCGAATGTGGGAAATCTTTTAGCCAAAACTTCAGCCTGATTTACCACCagagagttcacactggagaaagacCTCATGAgtgcaatgaatgtggaaaatcCTTTAGCCGAAGCTCCAGCCTCATTCACCACCGGAGACTTCACACTGGAGAAAGACCCTATGAGTGCAGTAAATGTGGGAAATCATTTAAGCAAAGCTCCAGCTTCAGTTCACATCGGAAAGTCCACACAGGGGAAAGGCCTTATGTGTGTGGGGAATGTGGGAAATCCTTTAGCCATAGCTCCAACCTTAAGAACCACCagagagttcacactggagaaaggccTGTTGAGTGCAGTGAATGTAGCAAATCCTTTAGCTGTAAATCTAACCTCATTAAACACCTGAGAGTTCACACCGGAGAAAGGCCTTATGAGTGCAGTGAGTGTGGGAAATCCTTTAGCCAAAGTTCTAGCCTCATTCAACACCGGAGAGTTCACACTGGAAAAAGGCCTTATCAGTGCCATCAGTGTGGGAAATCCTTTGGCTGCAAATCTGTCCTCATTCAACACCAGAGAGTTCACATTGGAGAAAAGCCTTAG
- the ZNF211 gene encoding zinc finger protein 211 isoform X15, whose amino-acid sequence MATVLRDPASGSVTFEDVAVYFSWEEWDLLDETQKHLYFSVMLENFALTSSLGLTSSWSHVVAQLGLGEVPSVLHRMFMTPASASWDQRGPGLHEWHLGKGMSSGCWRGVEHEETPSEQRISVERVPQFRTSKEGSSSQNADSCEICGLVLRDILHLAEHQGTNCGQKLHTCGKQFYISANLQQHQRQHIKEAPFRSYVDTASFTQSCIVHVSEKPFTCREIRKDFLANMRFLHQEAAQTGEKPNNSNKCAVAFDSGKSHHNWGKCSKAFSHTDTIVQDQRILTREGLFECSKCGKACTRRCNLIQHQKVHSEERPYECNECGKFFTYYSSFIIHQRVHTGERPYECPECGKSFSQIYSLNSHRKVHTGERPYECGECGKSFSQRSNLMQHRRVHTGERPYECSECGKSFSQNFSLIYHQRVHTGERPHECNECGKSFSRSSSLIHHRRLHTGERPYECSKCGKSFKQSSSFSSHRKVHTGERPYVCGECGKSFSHSSNLKNHQRVHTGERPVECSECSKSFSCKSNLIKHLRVHTGERPYECSECGKSFSQSSSLIQHRRVHTGKRPYQCHQCGKSFGCKSVLIQHQRVHIGEKP is encoded by the exons ATGGCGACCGTACTGAGGGACCCGGCTTCG GGAAGTGTGACCTTTGAAGATGTGGCCGTGTACTTCTCCTGGGAGGAATGGGATCTCCTTGATGAGACTCAGAAACACCTGTACTTCAGTGTGATGCTGGAGAACTTTGCACTTACATCCTCCCTGG GACTTACATCATCCTGGTCTCATGTAGTTGCTCAACTAGGGCTAGGGGAAGTGCCCTCTGTTCTTCACAGGATGTTCatgactccagcctcagcaagTTGGGATCAGAGAGGGCCTGGCCTACATGAATGGCACTTGGGAAAAGGCATGTCATCAG GTTGttggcgtggagtggaacatgAGGAAACACCTTCTGAACAGAGAATTTCTGTAGAAAGAGTGCCACAGTTCAGGACTTCCAAAGAAGGTTCATCTTCCCAGAATGCTGACTCCTGTGAAATATGTGGCCTGGTCTTGAGAGATATTTTGCACTTGGCTGAACACCAAGGAACAAACTGTGGGCAGAAACTACACACATGTGGAAAACAATTCTACATCAGTGCAAATCTTCAACAGCACCAGAGGCAGCACATTAAAGAGGCACCTTTCAGAAGTTATGTGGACACAGCCTCATTTACACAGAGCTGCATAGTCCATGTGTCGGAGAAACCCTTTACCTGCAGGGAGATCAGGAAAgacttcctggccaacatgaggttTCTCCATCAAGAGGCCGCTCAAACAGGGGAGAAGCCAAATAACAGTAACAAGTGTGCGGTGGCCTTTGACAGTGGAAAAAGTCATCACAACTGGGGAAAATGCAGTAAAGCCTTTAGCCACACAGACACAATTGTTCAGGACCAGAGAATCCTCACTAGAGAAGGGCTCTTTGAGTGCAGTAAATGTGGGAAAGCATGTACGCGAAGATGTAACCTCATTCAGCACCAGAAAGTCCACAGTGAAGAAAGGCCTTatgaatgcaatgaatgtggaaaattCTTTACCTACTACTCCAGTTTCATTATACATCAGAGAGTTCATACTGGAGAAAGGCCTTATGAGTGCCCTGAATGTGGGAAATCCTTTAGTCAGATATACAGCCTCAATAGCCATAGGAaagttcacactggagaaaggccTTATGAATGTGGGGAATGTGGGAAATCTTTTAGCCAAAGGTCCAACCTCATGCAGCATCGCagagttcacactggagaaaggccTTATGAATGCAGCGAATGTGGGAAATCTTTTAGCCAAAACTTCAGCCTGATTTACCACCagagagttcacactggagaaagacCTCATGAgtgcaatgaatgtggaaaatcCTTTAGCCGAAGCTCCAGCCTCATTCACCACCGGAGACTTCACACTGGAGAAAGACCCTATGAGTGCAGTAAATGTGGGAAATCATTTAAGCAAAGCTCCAGCTTCAGTTCACATCGGAAAGTCCACACAGGGGAAAGGCCTTATGTGTGTGGGGAATGTGGGAAATCCTTTAGCCATAGCTCCAACCTTAAGAACCACCagagagttcacactggagaaaggccTGTTGAGTGCAGTGAATGTAGCAAATCCTTTAGCTGTAAATCTAACCTCATTAAACACCTGAGAGTTCACACCGGAGAAAGGCCTTATGAGTGCAGTGAGTGTGGGAAATCCTTTAGCCAAAGTTCTAGCCTCATTCAACACCGGAGAGTTCACACTGGAAAAAGGCCTTATCAGTGCCATCAGTGTGGGAAATCCTTTGGCTGCAAATCTGTCCTCATTCAACACCAGAGAGTTCACATTGGAGAAAAGCCTTAG
- the ZNF211 gene encoding zinc finger protein 211 isoform X22, with protein sequence MATVLRDPASVPIATEVLFRLTQGSVTFEDVAVYFSWEEWDLLDETQKHLYFSVMLENFALTSSLGCWRGVEHEETPSEQRISVERVPQFRTSKEGSSSQNADSCEICGLVLRDILHLAEHQGTNCGQKLHTCGKQFYISANLQQHQRQHIKEAPFRSYVDTASFTQSCIVHVSEKPFTCREIRKDFLANMRFLHQEAAQTGEKPNNSNKCAVAFDSGKSHHNWGKCSKAFSHTDTIVQDQRILTREGLFECSKCGKACTRRCNLIQHQKVHSEERPYECNECGKFFTYYSSFIIHQRVHTGERPYECPECGKSFSQIYSLNSHRKVHTGERPYECGECGKSFSQRSNLMQHRRVHTGERPYECSECGKSFSQNFSLIYHQRVHTGERPHECNECGKSFSRSSSLIHHRRLHTGERPYECSKCGKSFKQSSSFSSHRKVHTGERPYVCGECGKSFSHSSNLKNHQRVHTGERPVECSECSKSFSCKSNLIKHLRVHTGERPYECSECGKSFSQSSSLIQHRRVHTGKRPYQCHQCGKSFGCKSVLIQHQRVHIGEKP encoded by the exons ATGGCGACCGTACTGAGGGACCCGGCTTCG GTTCCCATAGCTACAGAGGTGCTTTTCAGACTTACACAG GGAAGTGTGACCTTTGAAGATGTGGCCGTGTACTTCTCCTGGGAGGAATGGGATCTCCTTGATGAGACTCAGAAACACCTGTACTTCAGTGTGATGCTGGAGAACTTTGCACTTACATCCTCCCTGG GTTGttggcgtggagtggaacatgAGGAAACACCTTCTGAACAGAGAATTTCTGTAGAAAGAGTGCCACAGTTCAGGACTTCCAAAGAAGGTTCATCTTCCCAGAATGCTGACTCCTGTGAAATATGTGGCCTGGTCTTGAGAGATATTTTGCACTTGGCTGAACACCAAGGAACAAACTGTGGGCAGAAACTACACACATGTGGAAAACAATTCTACATCAGTGCAAATCTTCAACAGCACCAGAGGCAGCACATTAAAGAGGCACCTTTCAGAAGTTATGTGGACACAGCCTCATTTACACAGAGCTGCATAGTCCATGTGTCGGAGAAACCCTTTACCTGCAGGGAGATCAGGAAAgacttcctggccaacatgaggttTCTCCATCAAGAGGCCGCTCAAACAGGGGAGAAGCCAAATAACAGTAACAAGTGTGCGGTGGCCTTTGACAGTGGAAAAAGTCATCACAACTGGGGAAAATGCAGTAAAGCCTTTAGCCACACAGACACAATTGTTCAGGACCAGAGAATCCTCACTAGAGAAGGGCTCTTTGAGTGCAGTAAATGTGGGAAAGCATGTACGCGAAGATGTAACCTCATTCAGCACCAGAAAGTCCACAGTGAAGAAAGGCCTTatgaatgcaatgaatgtggaaaattCTTTACCTACTACTCCAGTTTCATTATACATCAGAGAGTTCATACTGGAGAAAGGCCTTATGAGTGCCCTGAATGTGGGAAATCCTTTAGTCAGATATACAGCCTCAATAGCCATAGGAaagttcacactggagaaaggccTTATGAATGTGGGGAATGTGGGAAATCTTTTAGCCAAAGGTCCAACCTCATGCAGCATCGCagagttcacactggagaaaggccTTATGAATGCAGCGAATGTGGGAAATCTTTTAGCCAAAACTTCAGCCTGATTTACCACCagagagttcacactggagaaagacCTCATGAgtgcaatgaatgtggaaaatcCTTTAGCCGAAGCTCCAGCCTCATTCACCACCGGAGACTTCACACTGGAGAAAGACCCTATGAGTGCAGTAAATGTGGGAAATCATTTAAGCAAAGCTCCAGCTTCAGTTCACATCGGAAAGTCCACACAGGGGAAAGGCCTTATGTGTGTGGGGAATGTGGGAAATCCTTTAGCCATAGCTCCAACCTTAAGAACCACCagagagttcacactggagaaaggccTGTTGAGTGCAGTGAATGTAGCAAATCCTTTAGCTGTAAATCTAACCTCATTAAACACCTGAGAGTTCACACCGGAGAAAGGCCTTATGAGTGCAGTGAGTGTGGGAAATCCTTTAGCCAAAGTTCTAGCCTCATTCAACACCGGAGAGTTCACACTGGAAAAAGGCCTTATCAGTGCCATCAGTGTGGGAAATCCTTTGGCTGCAAATCTGTCCTCATTCAACACCAGAGAGTTCACATTGGAGAAAAGCCTTAG
- the ZNF211 gene encoding zinc finger protein 211 isoform X24 gives MATVLRDPASGSVTFEDVAVYFSWEEWDLLDETQKHLYFSVMLENFALTSSLGCWRGVEHEETPSEQRISVERVPQFRTSKEGSSSQNADSCEICGLVLRDILHLAEHQGTNCGQKLHTCGKQFYISANLQQHQRQHIKEAPFRSYVDTASFTQSCIVHVSEKPFTCREIRKDFLANMRFLHQEAAQTGEKPNNSNKCAVAFDSGKSHHNWGKCSKAFSHTDTIVQDQRILTREGLFECSKCGKACTRRCNLIQHQKVHSEERPYECNECGKFFTYYSSFIIHQRVHTGERPYECPECGKSFSQIYSLNSHRKVHTGERPYECGECGKSFSQRSNLMQHRRVHTGERPYECSECGKSFSQNFSLIYHQRVHTGERPHECNECGKSFSRSSSLIHHRRLHTGERPYECSKCGKSFKQSSSFSSHRKVHTGERPYVCGECGKSFSHSSNLKNHQRVHTGERPVECSECSKSFSCKSNLIKHLRVHTGERPYECSECGKSFSQSSSLIQHRRVHTGKRPYQCHQCGKSFGCKSVLIQHQRVHIGEKP, from the exons ATGGCGACCGTACTGAGGGACCCGGCTTCG GGAAGTGTGACCTTTGAAGATGTGGCCGTGTACTTCTCCTGGGAGGAATGGGATCTCCTTGATGAGACTCAGAAACACCTGTACTTCAGTGTGATGCTGGAGAACTTTGCACTTACATCCTCCCTGG GTTGttggcgtggagtggaacatgAGGAAACACCTTCTGAACAGAGAATTTCTGTAGAAAGAGTGCCACAGTTCAGGACTTCCAAAGAAGGTTCATCTTCCCAGAATGCTGACTCCTGTGAAATATGTGGCCTGGTCTTGAGAGATATTTTGCACTTGGCTGAACACCAAGGAACAAACTGTGGGCAGAAACTACACACATGTGGAAAACAATTCTACATCAGTGCAAATCTTCAACAGCACCAGAGGCAGCACATTAAAGAGGCACCTTTCAGAAGTTATGTGGACACAGCCTCATTTACACAGAGCTGCATAGTCCATGTGTCGGAGAAACCCTTTACCTGCAGGGAGATCAGGAAAgacttcctggccaacatgaggttTCTCCATCAAGAGGCCGCTCAAACAGGGGAGAAGCCAAATAACAGTAACAAGTGTGCGGTGGCCTTTGACAGTGGAAAAAGTCATCACAACTGGGGAAAATGCAGTAAAGCCTTTAGCCACACAGACACAATTGTTCAGGACCAGAGAATCCTCACTAGAGAAGGGCTCTTTGAGTGCAGTAAATGTGGGAAAGCATGTACGCGAAGATGTAACCTCATTCAGCACCAGAAAGTCCACAGTGAAGAAAGGCCTTatgaatgcaatgaatgtggaaaattCTTTACCTACTACTCCAGTTTCATTATACATCAGAGAGTTCATACTGGAGAAAGGCCTTATGAGTGCCCTGAATGTGGGAAATCCTTTAGTCAGATATACAGCCTCAATAGCCATAGGAaagttcacactggagaaaggccTTATGAATGTGGGGAATGTGGGAAATCTTTTAGCCAAAGGTCCAACCTCATGCAGCATCGCagagttcacactggagaaaggccTTATGAATGCAGCGAATGTGGGAAATCTTTTAGCCAAAACTTCAGCCTGATTTACCACCagagagttcacactggagaaagacCTCATGAgtgcaatgaatgtggaaaatcCTTTAGCCGAAGCTCCAGCCTCATTCACCACCGGAGACTTCACACTGGAGAAAGACCCTATGAGTGCAGTAAATGTGGGAAATCATTTAAGCAAAGCTCCAGCTTCAGTTCACATCGGAAAGTCCACACAGGGGAAAGGCCTTATGTGTGTGGGGAATGTGGGAAATCCTTTAGCCATAGCTCCAACCTTAAGAACCACCagagagttcacactggagaaaggccTGTTGAGTGCAGTGAATGTAGCAAATCCTTTAGCTGTAAATCTAACCTCATTAAACACCTGAGAGTTCACACCGGAGAAAGGCCTTATGAGTGCAGTGAGTGTGGGAAATCCTTTAGCCAAAGTTCTAGCCTCATTCAACACCGGAGAGTTCACACTGGAAAAAGGCCTTATCAGTGCCATCAGTGTGGGAAATCCTTTGGCTGCAAATCTGTCCTCATTCAACACCAGAGAGTTCACATTGGAGAAAAGCCTTAG
- the ZNF211 gene encoding zinc finger protein 211 isoform X13, with protein sequence MATVLRDPASVPIATEVLFRLTQEQLFPHIWTIGTASFPSSLGRCCGLSASLLPLSSQPKSILGLTSSWSHVVAQLGLGEVPSVLHRMFMTPASASWDQRGPGLHEWHLGKGMSSGCWRGVEHEETPSEQRISVERVPQFRTSKEGSSSQNADSCEICGLVLRDILHLAEHQGTNCGQKLHTCGKQFYISANLQQHQRQHIKEAPFRSYVDTASFTQSCIVHVSEKPFTCREIRKDFLANMRFLHQEAAQTGEKPNNSNKCAVAFDSGKSHHNWGKCSKAFSHTDTIVQDQRILTREGLFECSKCGKACTRRCNLIQHQKVHSEERPYECNECGKFFTYYSSFIIHQRVHTGERPYECPECGKSFSQIYSLNSHRKVHTGERPYECGECGKSFSQRSNLMQHRRVHTGERPYECSECGKSFSQNFSLIYHQRVHTGERPHECNECGKSFSRSSSLIHHRRLHTGERPYECSKCGKSFKQSSSFSSHRKVHTGERPYVCGECGKSFSHSSNLKNHQRVHTGERPVECSECSKSFSCKSNLIKHLRVHTGERPYECSECGKSFSQSSSLIQHRRVHTGKRPYQCHQCGKSFGCKSVLIQHQRVHIGEKP encoded by the exons ATGGCGACCGTACTGAGGGACCCGGCTTCG GTTCCCATAGCTACAGAGGTGCTTTTCAGACTTACACAG GAGCAGCTCTTTCCTCATATCTGGACCATAGGCACTGCCTCCTTCCCCAGTTCCCTGGGTAGATGTTGTGGACTGAGTGCAAGCCTACTTCCCTTATCGTCCCAGCCCAAAAGCATCTTGG GACTTACATCATCCTGGTCTCATGTAGTTGCTCAACTAGGGCTAGGGGAAGTGCCCTCTGTTCTTCACAGGATGTTCatgactccagcctcagcaagTTGGGATCAGAGAGGGCCTGGCCTACATGAATGGCACTTGGGAAAAGGCATGTCATCAG GTTGttggcgtggagtggaacatgAGGAAACACCTTCTGAACAGAGAATTTCTGTAGAAAGAGTGCCACAGTTCAGGACTTCCAAAGAAGGTTCATCTTCCCAGAATGCTGACTCCTGTGAAATATGTGGCCTGGTCTTGAGAGATATTTTGCACTTGGCTGAACACCAAGGAACAAACTGTGGGCAGAAACTACACACATGTGGAAAACAATTCTACATCAGTGCAAATCTTCAACAGCACCAGAGGCAGCACATTAAAGAGGCACCTTTCAGAAGTTATGTGGACACAGCCTCATTTACACAGAGCTGCATAGTCCATGTGTCGGAGAAACCCTTTACCTGCAGGGAGATCAGGAAAgacttcctggccaacatgaggttTCTCCATCAAGAGGCCGCTCAAACAGGGGAGAAGCCAAATAACAGTAACAAGTGTGCGGTGGCCTTTGACAGTGGAAAAAGTCATCACAACTGGGGAAAATGCAGTAAAGCCTTTAGCCACACAGACACAATTGTTCAGGACCAGAGAATCCTCACTAGAGAAGGGCTCTTTGAGTGCAGTAAATGTGGGAAAGCATGTACGCGAAGATGTAACCTCATTCAGCACCAGAAAGTCCACAGTGAAGAAAGGCCTTatgaatgcaatgaatgtggaaaattCTTTACCTACTACTCCAGTTTCATTATACATCAGAGAGTTCATACTGGAGAAAGGCCTTATGAGTGCCCTGAATGTGGGAAATCCTTTAGTCAGATATACAGCCTCAATAGCCATAGGAaagttcacactggagaaaggccTTATGAATGTGGGGAATGTGGGAAATCTTTTAGCCAAAGGTCCAACCTCATGCAGCATCGCagagttcacactggagaaaggccTTATGAATGCAGCGAATGTGGGAAATCTTTTAGCCAAAACTTCAGCCTGATTTACCACCagagagttcacactggagaaagacCTCATGAgtgcaatgaatgtggaaaatcCTTTAGCCGAAGCTCCAGCCTCATTCACCACCGGAGACTTCACACTGGAGAAAGACCCTATGAGTGCAGTAAATGTGGGAAATCATTTAAGCAAAGCTCCAGCTTCAGTTCACATCGGAAAGTCCACACAGGGGAAAGGCCTTATGTGTGTGGGGAATGTGGGAAATCCTTTAGCCATAGCTCCAACCTTAAGAACCACCagagagttcacactggagaaaggccTGTTGAGTGCAGTGAATGTAGCAAATCCTTTAGCTGTAAATCTAACCTCATTAAACACCTGAGAGTTCACACCGGAGAAAGGCCTTATGAGTGCAGTGAGTGTGGGAAATCCTTTAGCCAAAGTTCTAGCCTCATTCAACACCGGAGAGTTCACACTGGAAAAAGGCCTTATCAGTGCCATCAGTGTGGGAAATCCTTTGGCTGCAAATCTGTCCTCATTCAACACCAGAGAGTTCACATTGGAGAAAAGCCTTAG
- the ZNF211 gene encoding zinc finger protein 211 isoform X14 — protein sequence MATVLRDPASGSVTFEDVAVYFSWEEWDLLDETQKHLYFSVMLENFALTSSLGKALILTLVPWTRLSVSPFPQEQLFPHIWTIGTASFPSSLGRCCGLSASLLPLSSQPKSILGCWRGVEHEETPSEQRISVERVPQFRTSKEGSSSQNADSCEICGLVLRDILHLAEHQGTNCGQKLHTCGKQFYISANLQQHQRQHIKEAPFRSYVDTASFTQSCIVHVSEKPFTCREIRKDFLANMRFLHQEAAQTGEKPNNSNKCAVAFDSGKSHHNWGKCSKAFSHTDTIVQDQRILTREGLFECSKCGKACTRRCNLIQHQKVHSEERPYECNECGKFFTYYSSFIIHQRVHTGERPYECPECGKSFSQIYSLNSHRKVHTGERPYECGECGKSFSQRSNLMQHRRVHTGERPYECSECGKSFSQNFSLIYHQRVHTGERPHECNECGKSFSRSSSLIHHRRLHTGERPYECSKCGKSFKQSSSFSSHRKVHTGERPYVCGECGKSFSHSSNLKNHQRVHTGERPVECSECSKSFSCKSNLIKHLRVHTGERPYECSECGKSFSQSSSLIQHRRVHTGKRPYQCHQCGKSFGCKSVLIQHQRVHIGEKP from the exons ATGGCGACCGTACTGAGGGACCCGGCTTCG GGAAGTGTGACCTTTGAAGATGTGGCCGTGTACTTCTCCTGGGAGGAATGGGATCTCCTTGATGAGACTCAGAAACACCTGTACTTCAGTGTGATGCTGGAGAACTTTGCACTTACATCCTCCCTGGGTAAGGCCCTCATACTCACCCTTGTGCCCTGGACTAGGctctctgtttctccttttcctcaGGAGCAGCTCTTTCCTCATATCTGGACCATAGGCACTGCCTCCTTCCCCAGTTCCCTGGGTAGATGTTGTGGACTGAGTGCAAGCCTACTTCCCTTATCGTCCCAGCCCAAAAGCATCTTGG GTTGttggcgtggagtggaacatgAGGAAACACCTTCTGAACAGAGAATTTCTGTAGAAAGAGTGCCACAGTTCAGGACTTCCAAAGAAGGTTCATCTTCCCAGAATGCTGACTCCTGTGAAATATGTGGCCTGGTCTTGAGAGATATTTTGCACTTGGCTGAACACCAAGGAACAAACTGTGGGCAGAAACTACACACATGTGGAAAACAATTCTACATCAGTGCAAATCTTCAACAGCACCAGAGGCAGCACATTAAAGAGGCACCTTTCAGAAGTTATGTGGACACAGCCTCATTTACACAGAGCTGCATAGTCCATGTGTCGGAGAAACCCTTTACCTGCAGGGAGATCAGGAAAgacttcctggccaacatgaggttTCTCCATCAAGAGGCCGCTCAAACAGGGGAGAAGCCAAATAACAGTAACAAGTGTGCGGTGGCCTTTGACAGTGGAAAAAGTCATCACAACTGGGGAAAATGCAGTAAAGCCTTTAGCCACACAGACACAATTGTTCAGGACCAGAGAATCCTCACTAGAGAAGGGCTCTTTGAGTGCAGTAAATGTGGGAAAGCATGTACGCGAAGATGTAACCTCATTCAGCACCAGAAAGTCCACAGTGAAGAAAGGCCTTatgaatgcaatgaatgtggaaaattCTTTACCTACTACTCCAGTTTCATTATACATCAGAGAGTTCATACTGGAGAAAGGCCTTATGAGTGCCCTGAATGTGGGAAATCCTTTAGTCAGATATACAGCCTCAATAGCCATAGGAaagttcacactggagaaaggccTTATGAATGTGGGGAATGTGGGAAATCTTTTAGCCAAAGGTCCAACCTCATGCAGCATCGCagagttcacactggagaaaggccTTATGAATGCAGCGAATGTGGGAAATCTTTTAGCCAAAACTTCAGCCTGATTTACCACCagagagttcacactggagaaagacCTCATGAgtgcaatgaatgtggaaaatcCTTTAGCCGAAGCTCCAGCCTCATTCACCACCGGAGACTTCACACTGGAGAAAGACCCTATGAGTGCAGTAAATGTGGGAAATCATTTAAGCAAAGCTCCAGCTTCAGTTCACATCGGAAAGTCCACACAGGGGAAAGGCCTTATGTGTGTGGGGAATGTGGGAAATCCTTTAGCCATAGCTCCAACCTTAAGAACCACCagagagttcacactggagaaaggccTGTTGAGTGCAGTGAATGTAGCAAATCCTTTAGCTGTAAATCTAACCTCATTAAACACCTGAGAGTTCACACCGGAGAAAGGCCTTATGAGTGCAGTGAGTGTGGGAAATCCTTTAGCCAAAGTTCTAGCCTCATTCAACACCGGAGAGTTCACACTGGAAAAAGGCCTTATCAGTGCCATCAGTGTGGGAAATCCTTTGGCTGCAAATCTGTCCTCATTCAACACCAGAGAGTTCACATTGGAGAAAAGCCTTAG